One window of Cyanobacterium sp. T60_A2020_053 genomic DNA carries:
- a CDS encoding response regulator, with product MTTILVIDDDIAIRNYLQDVLTTVDFNVVTAENAEEGLNIIRYHRPDLILCDVAMPEMTGYDLLEYLQDEIDLTYIPFIFLTGNSDPQEMRRGMEMGADDYLFKPFSVEYLLKAINTRLEKSLKLKQKSTETLKQLRQSISLALPHEVNTPLNGIGASAQLLKDYHDSLSQEDIAEIAGVILESTQRLTRLVQNFLLYAELELISNDDEKMQVLLQGENECSLLNLVQPLAVDIASKYQRPSDLQLNCRDVTVRMSETNLQKALMELIDNAFKYSQAKQKVKINTDTSNSVVKLIIFNEGKGMTPAEIEKIGAYMQFQRKKYEQQGSGLGFSIARKLLEIHGGKVTINSLERKYTQVEILLPTVNYKS from the coding sequence ATGACGACTATTTTAGTTATTGACGATGATATTGCTATTAGAAACTATCTTCAAGACGTTTTGACTACAGTAGATTTTAACGTAGTGACAGCAGAAAACGCTGAAGAGGGGTTAAATATTATTCGTTATCATCGCCCTGATTTAATTCTTTGTGATGTAGCAATGCCAGAAATGACAGGTTATGATTTACTAGAATATTTACAGGATGAAATTGACCTAACTTACATTCCTTTTATCTTTTTAACTGGTAATTCTGATCCCCAAGAAATGCGCCGAGGTATGGAGATGGGCGCTGATGATTACCTATTTAAGCCTTTTAGTGTTGAATATTTACTTAAAGCTATCAATACTCGCTTAGAAAAAAGTTTAAAACTAAAGCAAAAATCTACTGAAACTCTCAAACAACTACGTCAAAGCATTAGTTTAGCCCTTCCCCACGAAGTCAACACCCCTTTGAATGGTATTGGTGCTAGTGCGCAATTACTAAAAGACTATCATGATAGTTTGAGTCAAGAAGACATTGCCGAAATTGCTGGGGTTATTTTAGAAAGCACTCAAAGATTAACTCGCTTAGTACAAAATTTCTTACTTTACGCTGAATTAGAATTAATTAGTAATGATGATGAAAAAATGCAAGTCTTACTGCAAGGTGAAAATGAATGTAGCTTGTTGAATTTAGTTCAACCTCTTGCTGTGGATATTGCATCCAAATACCAGCGCCCTTCAGACTTACAATTAAACTGTCGTGATGTTACCGTGAGAATGTCAGAAACTAACCTACAAAAAGCGTTAATGGAATTAATAGATAATGCTTTTAAATACTCCCAAGCAAAACAAAAAGTAAAAATTAATACTGACACCAGCAACTCAGTAGTCAAACTAATCATCTTCAATGAAGGAAAAGGAATGACACCAGCAGAAATCGAAAAAATAGGAGCTTATATGCAATTTCAGCGAAAAAAATATGAGCAACAAGGCTCAGGATTAGGTTTTTCCATTGCCCGTAAATTGCTGGAAATTCACGGCGGAAAAGTAACAATTAATAGTCTTGAAAGAAAATATACCCAAGTAGAAATACTTTTACCAACCGTAAACTATAAGTCATAG
- a CDS encoding GAF domain-containing protein — MSNPNSVVTDLLKVFPQWRTQIYFKSSLTALSHAMEDQVLANTEEALIIACFQQEKFYRQEAHRYRRIGRISPHVYVLAAPETEFSNVSDVYEKVAFTPEDALSKEWHLVVIAENYANCLICREKTHLPKSESAEFSMDNSRRFEGIWTFDRDVTIESASILLQRIAEYRPELATKTNEALKKYCQKPSPKKGKSQKTKEFESPNINPDPFVQRLITYLQSGQYKLIKANRFLSSKEKKERLLNSVIDSIRRSLNPEEIMQVAVEKLGEGLGVCRCVIYRCQESDHSAEINHEFLNDGITSIKGQMWPLRNNPLFKEVSTLGESISIDDVKLDQRPSRSKTLQNLIKTCSITSWLVVPILYQGKLLGMMELHHCEDKPINWKSEDISLVNAIATQVAVALIQAESYTNLEDLNEQLEALDRTRSNLVAITGHELRTPLSTIQICLESLAHESDMPEDLRNIMLDTALKDAERMRKLVQDFITLSQLESGRVEWNPEPLSLEECIELSLSHIRSRQSEGKTPLISNLVPRQMPLVQGDGEWLVEVLSKLLDNACKFTNGDGKITISVANQTAQSLKVTVSDNGRGIEPERLDQVFDRFYQEEGALRRSAGGTGLGLAICRQIVNNWGGKIWAESLGKNQGCDFHFTIPIFDEET; from the coding sequence ATGAGCAATCCTAATTCTGTCGTTACAGATTTACTCAAAGTATTTCCGCAGTGGCGAACTCAAATCTATTTTAAATCTTCTCTAACAGCCTTATCCCACGCCATGGAAGATCAGGTTTTAGCCAACACCGAAGAAGCCCTAATTATTGCCTGTTTCCAACAAGAAAAATTTTATCGCCAAGAAGCGCACCGCTACCGCCGTATCGGCAGAATATCGCCCCATGTTTATGTTTTAGCAGCGCCCGAAACCGAATTTAGTAACGTTTCCGATGTGTACGAAAAAGTGGCTTTTACCCCCGAAGATGCCCTCAGTAAAGAGTGGCATTTAGTGGTTATTGCCGAAAATTACGCCAACTGCTTAATTTGTCGAGAAAAAACCCACCTTCCCAAAAGTGAATCTGCGGAATTTTCCATGGATAACAGTCGCCGTTTTGAAGGTATTTGGACATTTGATCGAGATGTCACCATCGAATCCGCCTCTATCTTATTACAGCGCATCGCTGAATATCGACCAGAATTAGCAACAAAAACTAATGAGGCTTTAAAAAAATATTGTCAAAAACCATCTCCTAAAAAAGGCAAATCCCAAAAGACTAAGGAATTTGAATCCCCTAATATTAACCCCGATCCTTTCGTACAGCGTCTGATCACCTATTTACAATCAGGACAGTACAAACTTATTAAAGCTAACCGTTTTCTTAGCAGTAAAGAGAAAAAAGAACGACTCCTTAATTCCGTCATTGACTCCATACGGCGCTCTCTCAATCCCGAAGAAATTATGCAAGTAGCCGTAGAAAAGTTGGGAGAAGGTTTAGGAGTTTGTCGTTGTGTGATTTATCGTTGCCAAGAAAGTGATCATAGTGCCGAAATTAATCACGAATTTTTAAATGACGGCATTACTTCCATCAAAGGGCAAATGTGGCCTCTGAGAAATAATCCTTTATTTAAGGAAGTATCAACCCTAGGAGAATCTATCAGTATTGATGATGTTAAACTTGACCAGCGCCCTTCTCGTAGCAAAACTTTGCAAAATTTAATTAAAACCTGTTCGATCACTTCTTGGTTAGTGGTGCCAATTCTCTATCAGGGTAAACTATTGGGCATGATGGAGTTACATCACTGTGAAGATAAACCCATTAACTGGAAAAGTGAAGATATTTCCCTCGTGAATGCCATCGCCACTCAAGTGGCTGTAGCCTTGATTCAAGCAGAATCTTACACCAATTTAGAGGACTTAAATGAACAATTAGAGGCGCTAGATCGCACTCGCTCTAATTTAGTGGCGATCACCGGTCATGAATTGCGCACTCCCCTTTCTACCATTCAAATCTGCTTAGAAAGTTTAGCCCATGAATCTGATATGCCAGAAGATTTAAGGAATATCATGTTAGATACTGCCCTCAAAGATGCGGAAAGAATGCGCAAATTAGTGCAAGATTTTATCACCCTTTCCCAACTAGAAAGCGGTAGAGTGGAATGGAATCCCGAACCATTATCCCTTGAAGAATGTATCGAATTATCTTTGTCTCATATTCGCTCCCGTCAAAGCGAGGGGAAAACTCCACTAATTAGTAATCTTGTACCAAGACAGATGCCTTTAGTACAAGGGGATGGAGAATGGTTGGTAGAGGTGTTAAGTAAACTGTTAGATAATGCCTGTAAATTTACCAATGGTGACGGTAAAATAACCATCAGTGTTGCCAATCAAACCGCTCAAAGCCTCAAAGTGACAGTATCGGATAATGGGCGAGGTATTGAACCAGAGCGCCTTGATCAAGTATTCGACCGTTTTTATCAAGAGGAAGGGGCGCTGAGGCGCTCTGCTGGTGGTACAGGTTTAGGTTTGGCAATTTGTCGGCAAATTGTGAATAATTGGGGTGGTAAAATTTGGGCAGAATCTTTAGGGAAAAATCAAGGTTGTGATTTTCATTTTACAATCCCTATTTTTGATGAAGAAACATGA